A window of the Microbacterium sp. AZCO genome harbors these coding sequences:
- a CDS encoding putative zinc-binding metallopeptidase gives MISQPRCPVCRHFLYLDALTCSNCDAELGYHILSRQFHAVNKGRTVIDGQNWYTCSNRGWDCNWLVWEDAPAGRCFSCRLTRTRPDPDDTVALSKLAKTEEAKRRLLLQLGDLGVPIVPWDVKPGGLGFDLLSSISLGRPVMIGHANGIVTIDLAESLDDRREALRIKLGEPYRTMLGHLRHETGHYFQNVLLTNDQDWARCRDLFGDERASYRDAIKRHYSLGAPENWHESFISEYATMHPWEDFAETWAHYLHISGTLQTAAAIGIHLDASVTSLRDIDVVPLGTYRDQPIAQLLSDWEWMSEAFNRINRAMGFGDLYPFTISGPVRRKLGFMHEIITKAPLTTEEQYRLALPMQEAEPA, from the coding sequence GTGATCTCGCAACCCCGGTGCCCCGTCTGCCGGCACTTCCTGTACCTCGATGCGCTGACGTGCTCCAACTGCGACGCCGAGCTCGGGTACCACATCCTCTCGCGCCAGTTCCACGCCGTGAACAAGGGCCGAACGGTCATCGACGGCCAGAACTGGTACACGTGCTCGAACCGCGGGTGGGACTGCAACTGGCTCGTCTGGGAGGACGCCCCGGCCGGTCGCTGCTTCTCGTGCCGGCTGACGCGCACGCGTCCCGACCCCGATGACACGGTCGCCCTCTCCAAGCTCGCCAAGACCGAAGAAGCGAAGCGTCGCCTCCTGCTCCAGCTCGGCGACCTCGGCGTGCCGATCGTCCCGTGGGACGTCAAGCCGGGCGGCCTCGGCTTCGACCTGCTCTCGAGCATCTCGCTCGGCCGCCCCGTCATGATCGGCCACGCGAACGGCATCGTCACGATCGACCTCGCCGAGAGCCTCGACGACCGCCGAGAGGCGCTGCGCATCAAGCTCGGCGAGCCGTATCGCACGATGCTCGGGCACCTGCGCCACGAGACCGGGCACTACTTCCAGAACGTGCTGCTCACCAACGACCAGGACTGGGCGCGCTGTCGCGACCTGTTCGGCGATGAGCGCGCCAGCTACCGCGACGCCATCAAACGCCACTACTCCCTGGGTGCACCCGAGAACTGGCACGAGTCCTTCATCTCGGAGTACGCCACGATGCATCCCTGGGAGGACTTCGCCGAGACGTGGGCGCACTATCTCCACATCAGCGGCACCCTGCAGACGGCGGCGGCGATCGGCATCCATCTGGATGCCTCGGTCACGAGCCTGCGCGACATCGACGTCGTCCCGCTGGGGACGTATCGCGATCAGCCGATCGCACAGCTGCTGTCCGACTGGGAGTGGATGTCGGAGGCCTTCAACCGCATCAACCGGGCGATGGGATTCGGCGACCTCTATCCCTTCACCATCTCGGGGCCCGTCCGCCGCAAGCTCGGCTTCATGCACGAGATCATCACGAAGGCCCCGCTCACGACGGAGGAGCAGTACCGGCTGGCCCTCCCGATGCAGGAGGCCGAGCCCGCGTGA
- a CDS encoding PQQ-dependent sugar dehydrogenase, whose translation MNARARVPIAAALVTLALAASACTAGGEPDGSIPPSATTGTLTASSSGAAGWWRPKGEPTTLASGLAAPWSVVPLEGGGALISLRGDGTVLELTAAGQLRTAGVVPGVVSGGESGLHGLAVWADGDQRWLYAYHGASTDNRVERMPLLGEPGALSLGDPELILSGIARAGNHDGGRLAFGPDGYLYVTTGDAGDRAAAQDEASLNGKILRLTPEGDPAPGNPFGTAVYTLGHRNVQGIAWTSDGTMWASEFGQDTFDELNRIEPGGNYGWPVHEGVAHDDAYVDPVATWATDDASPSGIAAVGETVFLASLRGERLWIVDTEAPGIARDPVATLVGEQGRLRDAVAAPDGSLWILTNNTDGRGAPRPGDDVLLRLELARQG comes from the coding sequence ATGAACGCGCGCGCCCGCGTCCCGATCGCCGCAGCGCTCGTCACGCTCGCGCTCGCGGCGTCCGCCTGCACGGCAGGCGGTGAGCCCGACGGGTCGATCCCGCCTTCGGCGACGACGGGGACGCTCACTGCGTCCAGCAGTGGGGCGGCGGGCTGGTGGCGCCCGAAGGGAGAACCGACGACCCTCGCCTCCGGACTCGCCGCGCCGTGGTCGGTCGTCCCGCTCGAGGGCGGTGGAGCGCTCATCAGCCTTCGCGGCGACGGCACCGTGCTCGAGCTCACCGCGGCGGGACAGCTGCGGACGGCCGGCGTCGTCCCGGGCGTCGTGTCGGGCGGAGAGTCCGGCCTCCACGGCCTCGCCGTCTGGGCCGACGGCGATCAGCGCTGGCTCTACGCCTACCACGGGGCATCCACTGACAATCGGGTCGAGCGGATGCCGCTCCTCGGCGAGCCCGGAGCCCTGAGCCTCGGCGACCCCGAGCTGATCCTCTCGGGCATCGCGCGCGCCGGGAACCACGACGGCGGACGGCTCGCCTTCGGACCGGACGGGTATCTCTACGTCACGACCGGCGACGCCGGCGACCGGGCGGCGGCGCAGGACGAGGCATCCCTGAACGGGAAGATCCTGCGATTGACGCCCGAGGGCGATCCGGCGCCGGGGAACCCGTTCGGCACGGCCGTCTACACGCTCGGGCACCGCAACGTGCAGGGCATCGCGTGGACGAGCGACGGCACGATGTGGGCGAGCGAGTTCGGGCAGGACACGTTCGACGAACTCAACCGGATCGAGCCCGGCGGCAACTACGGCTGGCCCGTCCACGAGGGCGTCGCGCACGACGACGCGTACGTCGACCCCGTCGCGACGTGGGCGACCGACGACGCGAGTCCGAGCGGCATCGCCGCCGTGGGCGAGACGGTCTTCCTGGCGAGCCTGCGCGGCGAGCGACTGTGGATCGTGGATACCGAGGCGCCCGGCATCGCCCGCGACCCGGTCGCGACGCTCGTGGGGGAGCAGGGTCGGCTGCGCGACGCCGTCGCGGCACCGGACGGCTCGCTGTGGATCCTCACCAACAACACGGACGGTCGCGGTGCGCCCCGGCCGGGCGACGACGTGCTCCTTCGTCTCGAGCTCGCCCGGCAAGGCTGA
- a CDS encoding VOC family protein, with amino-acid sequence MSDVTPFLWFDDDAEAAITFYTGLIPGSEIVSIGHYPKEVPGVGGKVMHAHFRLAGRDYYAMDAGPQFPFTEAVSLYVSCTDQTQVDRYWEALTDGGEEQPCGWLKDRWGLSWQIIPDRLIELIRDPDPDRSHRAVQAMLGMTRIDIGALEAAVAGR; translated from the coding sequence ATGAGCGACGTGACGCCCTTCCTCTGGTTCGACGACGACGCCGAAGCGGCGATCACCTTCTACACGGGGCTCATCCCGGGGTCGGAGATCGTCTCGATCGGGCACTATCCGAAGGAGGTGCCGGGCGTCGGCGGCAAGGTCATGCACGCCCACTTCCGGCTCGCCGGACGCGACTACTACGCGATGGATGCCGGGCCTCAGTTCCCGTTCACGGAGGCGGTGTCGCTCTACGTCTCGTGCACCGACCAGACACAGGTCGACCGCTACTGGGAGGCCCTCACGGACGGCGGCGAGGAGCAGCCGTGCGGCTGGCTCAAAGACCGGTGGGGGCTCTCCTGGCAGATCATCCCCGACCGGCTGATCGAGCTCATCCGCGACCCCGATCCCGACCGATCCCACCGTGCCGTGCAGGCGATGCTCGGCATGACGCGGATCGACATCGGCGCTCTCGAGGCCGCCGTCGCCGGCAGATGA
- a CDS encoding VOC family protein yields MFENARGAAVLAASDLARARSFYEGVLGLQAVEESPEEAQMVVYELAGTRLLVYATSFAGTAKNTVFGIDTDDLDRDMAALRDKGVTFMDYDFPGLKTVDGVAELGGERSSWFADSEGNLIALSERT; encoded by the coding sequence ATGTTCGAGAACGCACGAGGCGCGGCGGTGCTGGCCGCGTCCGATCTGGCTCGCGCCCGATCGTTCTACGAAGGCGTCCTAGGGCTGCAGGCGGTGGAGGAGTCGCCGGAGGAAGCTCAGATGGTCGTCTACGAACTCGCCGGAACTCGGCTGCTGGTCTACGCGACGTCCTTCGCCGGAACCGCGAAGAACACCGTGTTCGGCATCGACACCGACGACCTCGACCGCGACATGGCCGCCCTGCGGGACAAGGGGGTGACCTTCATGGACTACGACTTCCCGGGGCTCAAGACCGTCGATGGCGTCGCAGAGCTCGGCGGGGAGAGATCCTCCTGGTTCGCCGACAGCGAGGGCAACCTCATCGCACTGAGCGAGCGCACCTGA